A section of the Dyella terrae genome encodes:
- the tatA gene encoding twin-arginine translocase TatA/TatE family subunit, whose protein sequence is MSITHLILLLIVVVLIFGTKKLRNIGGDLGGAVRDFKKGLDGDENAKSKDEQRLQADPPPSNTTSSNQNQNDTHETK, encoded by the coding sequence ATGAGCATCACCCATCTCATTCTGCTGTTGATCGTCGTCGTGCTGATTTTCGGCACCAAGAAGCTGCGCAATATCGGTGGCGACCTTGGCGGTGCCGTGCGTGACTTCAAGAAGGGCCTGGACGGCGACGAGAACGCCAAGTCCAAGGACGAGCAGCGCCTGCAGGCCGATCCGCCGCCCTCGAACACCACCAGCAGCAACCAGAACCAGAACGACACGCACGAGACCAAGTAA
- a CDS encoding complex I NDUFA9 subunit family protein, whose product MKPKKLVVLGGTGFLGRYLIPRLAQDGHRMTLLSRNREKRRAFAVIPGVDVRSIDVYDGNALRHALAGADAAIMLIGILNPQGRYSFQETHVELPRRLAAACHAANVPRLHLMSALKAGQGLSQYLKTRGEAESAVRHSGLDWTIYQSSVMFGAEDGLVSRFAGLMRRMPVLPLARSASRMAPTFAGDVAEAIARCVKHDAQSLDRTFELFGPEVLTLGEIVRKIRDEAGLRTPIIDLPDGLGRLQARFAEFLPGKPFSRDNFLSLRTDSVGKHNGYATLGITPQALTPWLPTLLHGSPRQRRLDAARNGYRSATGEKR is encoded by the coding sequence ATGAAGCCCAAGAAGCTCGTCGTGCTCGGCGGTACCGGCTTCCTCGGTCGCTATCTCATTCCTCGCCTGGCGCAGGACGGGCATCGGATGACCCTTCTCTCCCGGAACCGCGAGAAGCGTCGCGCGTTCGCGGTGATTCCCGGGGTCGACGTGCGCAGCATCGACGTCTACGACGGCAATGCGCTACGCCATGCCCTCGCCGGTGCGGATGCCGCGATCATGCTGATCGGCATCCTCAATCCGCAAGGACGCTACAGCTTCCAGGAAACCCACGTCGAACTGCCGCGCCGGCTCGCCGCCGCATGCCACGCGGCAAACGTACCGCGGCTGCACCTGATGAGCGCGCTCAAGGCCGGACAAGGCTTATCGCAGTACCTGAAGACGCGTGGCGAAGCCGAATCCGCCGTGCGGCATTCCGGCCTGGACTGGACCATCTACCAATCGAGCGTGATGTTTGGCGCCGAGGACGGGCTGGTGAGTCGATTCGCCGGGCTGATGCGCCGCATGCCGGTTCTGCCGCTGGCACGTTCCGCATCACGCATGGCACCCACCTTTGCAGGCGACGTCGCCGAGGCCATCGCGCGTTGCGTCAAGCACGATGCGCAGAGTCTGGATCGCACCTTCGAACTGTTCGGGCCCGAAGTACTCACTCTGGGCGAGATCGTCCGCAAGATCCGGGACGAGGCAGGCCTGCGGACGCCCATCATCGATCTGCCGGACGGCCTGGGTCGCCTGCAGGCACGGTTCGCCGAATTCCTCCCCGGCAAACCGTTCTCTCGTGACAACTTCCTCAGCCTGCGCACCGATTCGGTCGGCAAACACAACGGCTACGCCACCCTGGGCATCACACCCCAGGCGCTGACGCCATGGCTACCGACCCTGTTGCACGGATCGCCCCGGCAGCGCCGGCTGGATGCGGCGCGCAACGGTTATCGAAGCGCGACGGGAGAGAAGCGGTAA
- a CDS encoding dipeptidyl-peptidase 3 family protein has protein sequence MRQRLLAISLLAVLAGCSSHQDDHAAPAPAAPAAASTAAKEPPPASTDADLVKQHMGDYATVRLTADLSAFDEKQKQMIALLVQAADVTNSLYWQQSWGDKNALMQRISDEDTRRYAEINYGPWDRLNNDEPFVAGVGPRPPGVQFYPADMTKDEFEKSDLKDKTSLYTVIRRDASGALVSVPFHEAYKTDLEKAAGLLRQAAELSSDKDFARYLKLRADALLSDDYRPSDFAWMAMKKNPVDIVIGPIETYEDQLFGYKASYESYVLVKDQAWSAKLSRFVKYLPELQRELPVDAKYKAEKPGSDADLNAYFAVYYAGDANVGAKTIAINLPNDEEVQLKKGTRRLQLENVMQAKFDKIMLPIAKELIADDQQSHLTFDAFFENTMFHEVAHGLGIKQTLTGKGMVRGALKDQASSFEEGKADILGLYMVSKLAEKGELDKAKLMDNYVTFLAGILRSVRFGASDAHAKANMVRFNFFKQQGAFTRDATTGRYRVDFDKMTAAMNALSSKLLTIQGDGDYDAAKQLTDSMGSVDAELAGDLKRLSTAKIPVDISFEQGLDVLGVAAPAAK, from the coding sequence ATGCGTCAGCGCCTGCTTGCCATTAGCCTTCTTGCGGTCCTCGCCGGCTGTTCGTCCCATCAGGACGACCATGCCGCGCCCGCGCCCGCCGCACCTGCCGCCGCCAGCACGGCCGCGAAGGAACCGCCGCCGGCCTCCACGGATGCCGACCTGGTCAAGCAGCACATGGGCGACTACGCCACGGTGCGCCTGACGGCGGATCTGTCGGCCTTCGACGAGAAGCAAAAGCAGATGATCGCCCTGCTGGTGCAGGCAGCCGACGTCACCAACAGCCTTTACTGGCAGCAGTCCTGGGGTGACAAGAACGCCCTGATGCAGCGTATCTCCGACGAAGACACGCGCCGCTACGCCGAGATCAACTACGGCCCCTGGGATCGCCTCAACAATGACGAACCCTTCGTGGCCGGCGTCGGTCCGCGCCCGCCGGGCGTGCAGTTCTATCCGGCCGACATGACCAAGGACGAGTTCGAGAAGTCCGATCTCAAGGACAAGACTTCGCTCTATACCGTCATCCGTCGCGATGCCAGCGGCGCTCTGGTGAGCGTGCCGTTCCACGAGGCCTACAAGACGGATCTGGAAAAAGCCGCCGGCCTGCTGCGCCAGGCCGCCGAGCTGTCGTCCGACAAGGATTTCGCCAGGTACCTGAAGCTGCGCGCCGATGCTTTGCTCAGCGACGATTATCGTCCGAGCGATTTCGCGTGGATGGCGATGAAGAAGAATCCGGTCGACATCGTCATCGGCCCGATCGAAACCTACGAAGACCAGCTGTTCGGTTACAAGGCCAGCTATGAAAGCTATGTCCTGGTGAAGGACCAGGCCTGGAGCGCCAAGCTTTCCCGCTTCGTGAAGTATTTGCCGGAGTTGCAGCGCGAGTTGCCGGTGGATGCGAAATACAAGGCGGAGAAGCCCGGTTCCGATGCCGACCTCAATGCGTACTTCGCGGTGTACTACGCCGGTGACGCCAACGTCGGCGCCAAGACCATCGCCATCAACCTGCCCAATGACGAAGAAGTGCAGCTGAAGAAGGGCACGCGCCGGCTGCAGCTGGAAAACGTCATGCAGGCGAAGTTCGACAAGATCATGTTGCCGATCGCCAAGGAACTGATTGCCGATGACCAGCAGTCGCACCTGACCTTCGACGCCTTCTTCGAGAACACCATGTTCCATGAAGTTGCCCACGGCCTGGGGATCAAGCAGACGCTCACCGGCAAGGGCATGGTGCGCGGCGCGCTGAAGGATCAGGCGTCGAGCTTCGAAGAAGGCAAGGCGGACATCCTTGGCCTTTACATGGTCAGCAAGCTGGCCGAGAAGGGTGAGTTGGACAAGGCGAAGCTGATGGACAACTACGTCACCTTCCTCGCCGGCATCCTGCGCTCAGTGCGCTTTGGCGCCAGCGACGCGCACGCGAAGGCGAACATGGTGCGCTTCAATTTCTTCAAGCAACAGGGCGCATTTACGCGCGATGCCACCACCGGCCGCTATCGCGTGGACTTCGACAAGATGACGGCTGCGATGAATGCGCTGTCGTCGAAGTTGCTCACCATCCAGGGTGATGGCGATTACGACGCGGCCAAGCAGCTGACCGACAGCATGGGTAGTGTCGATGCGGAGCTGGCCGGTGATTTGAAGCGCCTGTCGACGGCGAAGATCCCGGTGGACATCAGCTTCGAGCAGGGCTTGGATGTGCTGGGTGTAGCGGCGCCGGCGGCGAAGTAA
- the tatC gene encoding twin-arginine translocase subunit TatC, whose protein sequence is MAAPELDHDSQDQEQGLFSHLIELRSRLLKASATVVIVLLALIPFANRLYTELAAPLMARLPQGAHLIATEVASPFVTPLKLAFYASLFISMPMILYQLWAFVSPGLYRHEKRLARPLLGAALLLFYAGCAFAYFLVLPAAFKFLTAVTPEGVEMMTDITHYLDFVMLMFFAFGLCFEVPVAVVILAAIGIVNVDQLRNGRRYAIVGAFAISAFITPPDITSMVMLAVPMCFLYELGVLAVRWLIRPAAASTAE, encoded by the coding sequence ATGGCGGCGCCTGAGCTCGATCACGACTCGCAGGACCAGGAACAGGGCCTGTTTTCCCATCTGATCGAACTGCGTTCGCGCCTGCTCAAGGCGTCGGCCACCGTGGTGATCGTGCTGCTGGCGCTCATTCCGTTCGCCAATCGCCTTTACACCGAGCTGGCGGCGCCGCTGATGGCGCGCCTGCCACAGGGCGCGCACCTTATCGCGACCGAAGTGGCCAGTCCCTTCGTCACGCCGTTGAAACTGGCGTTTTACGCCTCGCTGTTCATCAGCATGCCGATGATCCTGTATCAGCTGTGGGCTTTCGTCAGTCCCGGTCTGTACCGGCACGAGAAGCGCCTGGCGCGTCCGCTGCTCGGTGCCGCGCTGCTGTTGTTCTACGCCGGCTGCGCGTTCGCGTACTTTCTGGTGCTGCCTGCGGCGTTCAAGTTCCTGACGGCGGTGACGCCCGAGGGCGTGGAGATGATGACGGACATCACCCACTACCTCGACTTCGTCATGCTGATGTTCTTCGCCTTCGGCCTGTGCTTCGAAGTGCCGGTGGCGGTGGTCATCCTCGCGGCGATCGGCATCGTCAACGTCGATCAGCTGCGCAACGGACGTCGCTATGCCATCGTCGGTGCCTTTGCCATTTCCGCCTTCATCACGCCGCCGGACATCACCTCGATGGTGATGCTGGCCGTGCCGATGTGTTTTCTCTACGAGCTTGGCGTGCTGGCCGTGCGCTGGCTGATTCGGCCGGCGGCGGCATCGACTGCCGAATAA
- a CDS encoding cupin domain-containing protein encodes MYSRSADLIAQLDLLPHVEGGHYRRVHTAASPEGGRPPLSAIHYLLSAGQRGVWHVVDADEVWHFVEGDPMELTVYYPAEARFERRRLGRIEDGCSPMHVVPAHAWQSARPLGSYALMTCIVAPGFEFAGFRLLQDDDPLAEKLLAFSDEGRE; translated from the coding sequence ATGTACTCACGCAGCGCCGACCTGATCGCGCAGCTCGACCTGCTTCCCCATGTGGAAGGAGGCCACTACCGCCGCGTGCATACGGCGGCCAGCCCCGAAGGCGGGCGCCCACCGCTTAGTGCCATCCACTATCTGCTCAGCGCAGGCCAGCGCGGGGTGTGGCATGTCGTCGATGCCGACGAGGTCTGGCACTTCGTCGAAGGCGATCCCATGGAGCTGACGGTGTATTACCCGGCCGAGGCACGCTTCGAGCGCCGTCGACTGGGGCGCATCGAAGACGGCTGCTCGCCGATGCATGTGGTGCCTGCGCACGCGTGGCAATCGGCGCGTCCGTTGGGTAGCTATGCGCTGATGACCTGCATCGTGGCGCCGGGATTCGAATTCGCCGGCTTCCGCCTGCTACAGGACGACGACCCGCTTGCCGAGAAGCTGCTGGCCTTCTCCGACGAGGGCAGGGAGTAA
- a CDS encoding alpha/beta fold hydrolase has translation MTVPRELRVEVPGLTLAAQVWGEDSLPPMLALHGWLDNAGSHALLAPQLASRFRVVALEFPGHGHSDHLPAGMSYHFPDYVRFVLAALDALGIDRFTLLGHSMGAGVGALLAAAAPQRVERFFAVEGLGPLGDDGSLTLKRFREGLAVAPNNKSLRVFRDIEQAVTARVMASGLRADLARPIVERGLLEVADGWSWRSDPRLTRTSPLRIAEAQIRAILAGIEAPTHMLLAEPATPYLPSAQMAERAACVASIEVTQMAGGHHLHMEHAEAVAAWVLATAG, from the coding sequence ATGACCGTACCGCGCGAACTTCGCGTGGAGGTACCCGGCCTGACGCTGGCTGCGCAGGTCTGGGGCGAGGACAGCTTGCCGCCCATGCTCGCCTTGCACGGCTGGCTCGATAACGCCGGCAGCCATGCCCTGCTGGCACCGCAACTCGCGTCGCGCTTCCGTGTCGTGGCGCTTGAGTTTCCCGGCCACGGGCATTCAGACCACCTGCCCGCGGGCATGTCGTACCACTTCCCCGATTACGTGCGATTTGTGCTGGCAGCGCTCGATGCGCTCGGCATCGATCGCTTCACTTTGCTTGGGCATTCCATGGGCGCCGGTGTTGGCGCCTTGCTGGCGGCCGCCGCACCGCAACGCGTCGAACGCTTCTTTGCCGTGGAAGGGCTGGGCCCCCTGGGTGACGATGGCTCGCTCACCCTGAAGCGGTTCCGCGAGGGGTTGGCCGTCGCGCCCAACAACAAATCCCTGCGCGTATTCAGGGATATCGAACAGGCCGTGACCGCCCGCGTGATGGCCAGCGGCCTGCGCGCCGACCTGGCCCGACCGATCGTCGAGCGCGGCTTGCTCGAAGTGGCGGATGGCTGGTCGTGGCGCAGCGATCCCCGGTTGACACGCACGAGTCCGTTACGCATCGCGGAAGCCCAGATCCGGGCCATTCTGGCCGGCATCGAGGCACCGACGCACATGCTGCTGGCAGAGCCGGCGACGCCTTACCTGCCGTCGGCGCAGATGGCTGAACGGGCGGCGTGCGTTGCTTCGATTGAGGTGACGCAGATGGCGGGTGGGCATCATCTGCATATGGAGCATGCGGAAGCAGTGGCGGCGTGGGTGTTGGCTACGGCGGGCTGA
- a CDS encoding ABC transporter permease translates to MNMKPPSVRKTRAFITVFLKEVRENLRDRRTLINAFLTGPLLAPLMFVMMINISLNRELDKAEKPLHVPLIGAEFAPNLVGALEAGGIVPQAAIANPEAAVRKQDVDIVLRISPDYAKAWRKGEPVQVELIYDSSQRETNTAVERVSKLVEGYARQQGAMRLVARGLSPGVAWPVGVAKRDQATAQSRAVLMFGMLPYFFVLTIFLGGMYLAIDLTAGERERQSLEPLFANPVARWKIFAGKLAAICVFSAASLLISLLGFSIVGHFIPVEKLGMEVNLGMHFATHVLMLMLPLIILLGALQSMVAAFAKTYREAQTYLSLLMFVPVIPSVILLVMPIKAQDWMFSVPLLGQHLGIMNLLRGNPISMAQLGLCMAGSLGAALVVSVLTAQLYRSERLAISV, encoded by the coding sequence ATGAACATGAAACCTCCGAGCGTCCGCAAGACGCGTGCGTTCATCACGGTCTTCCTGAAGGAAGTCCGCGAAAACCTCCGTGACCGCCGCACGCTCATCAACGCCTTCCTCACCGGCCCGCTGCTGGCGCCGCTGATGTTCGTGATGATGATCAACATCAGTCTCAACCGCGAACTCGACAAGGCCGAAAAGCCGCTCCATGTGCCGCTGATTGGTGCGGAGTTTGCTCCCAACCTCGTCGGCGCGCTGGAGGCCGGAGGCATCGTGCCGCAAGCGGCCATCGCGAACCCGGAAGCGGCAGTGCGCAAGCAGGACGTCGATATCGTGCTGCGCATTTCGCCGGACTACGCCAAGGCCTGGCGCAAGGGCGAGCCCGTGCAGGTCGAGCTGATCTACGACTCGTCGCAGCGCGAAACCAACACGGCGGTCGAACGCGTATCGAAGCTGGTCGAAGGCTATGCACGCCAGCAGGGCGCGATGCGCCTGGTGGCTCGCGGCCTGTCGCCGGGCGTGGCATGGCCGGTGGGCGTGGCCAAGCGTGACCAGGCTACCGCGCAGTCGCGTGCGGTGCTGATGTTCGGCATGCTGCCGTACTTCTTCGTACTGACGATCTTCCTGGGTGGCATGTACCTGGCGATCGATTTGACGGCCGGTGAGCGCGAGCGTCAGTCGCTGGAGCCGCTGTTTGCAAATCCGGTGGCGCGATGGAAGATCTTTGCCGGCAAGCTCGCGGCGATCTGCGTTTTCTCGGCCGCCAGCCTGCTGATCAGCCTCCTGGGTTTCAGCATCGTCGGTCACTTCATTCCCGTTGAAAAACTGGGCATGGAGGTGAACCTTGGCATGCATTTCGCCACGCACGTGCTGATGTTGATGCTGCCGCTGATTATCCTGCTCGGCGCCCTGCAGTCGATGGTCGCTGCATTCGCAAAGACTTACCGCGAAGCCCAGACCTATCTGTCGCTGCTGATGTTCGTGCCGGTGATTCCCAGCGTGATCCTGCTGGTGATGCCCATCAAGGCGCAGGACTGGATGTTCTCGGTGCCGCTCCTTGGCCAGCACCTTGGCATCATGAACCTGCTGCGCGGCAATCCGATCAGCATGGCGCAGCTGGGCCTGTGCATGGCCGGCAGCCTGGGCGCCGCCCTGGTGGTTTCGGTGCTCACCGCACAGCTCTATCGCTCCGAGCGTCTGGCCATCTCCGTCTGA
- the tatB gene encoding Sec-independent protein translocase protein TatB: MIEISFGKLVLLALVALIVLGPEKLPGAARTAGALLRRVRNGWDSVRSEVERELQVEEIKKQAREAAARAESAQADLDATLRKVREAGAQQVDAPAPPAASEPTPGPASPVDAPADSPTKDAPHGGA, translated from the coding sequence ATGATCGAGATCAGCTTCGGCAAGCTGGTACTGCTCGCGCTCGTCGCGCTGATCGTACTCGGCCCGGAAAAACTGCCCGGCGCGGCGCGTACCGCCGGCGCGCTGCTGCGTCGGGTGCGTAACGGCTGGGACAGCGTCCGCTCGGAAGTGGAGCGCGAGCTGCAGGTCGAAGAGATCAAGAAGCAGGCGCGCGAAGCGGCTGCGCGGGCCGAATCGGCCCAGGCCGATCTTGATGCCACCTTGCGCAAGGTGCGCGAAGCGGGTGCCCAGCAGGTGGACGCACCGGCGCCGCCGGCAGCGTCCGAGCCGACGCCGGGCCCTGCGTCGCCAGTCGATGCGCCCGCGGACTCGCCCACGAAGGATGCTCCGCATGGCGGCGCCTGA
- a CDS encoding ATP-binding cassette domain-containing protein: protein MIEVRDLHKSFGTVKAVDGVSFTARDGEITGLLGPNGAGKTTTLRMLYTLMNPDSGQVLVDGIDAAKDALGVRRELGVLPDARGLYKRLTARENINYFGELQGLSKEELATRREALIRGLEMEDIADRRTEGFSQGQRVKTAIARALIHDPRNVILDEPTNGLDVMATRALRQFMLKLKAEGRCVLFSSHIMQEVAALCDRIVVIAHGRVVADESPQALREQTGENNLEDAFVKIIGSEEGLAA from the coding sequence GACGGCGTGAGCTTCACCGCTCGCGATGGCGAAATCACCGGCCTGCTTGGCCCCAATGGCGCGGGCAAGACCACCACGCTGCGCATGCTTTACACGCTGATGAATCCGGACAGCGGCCAGGTGCTGGTCGACGGCATCGACGCGGCCAAGGATGCGCTGGGCGTGCGTCGCGAACTGGGCGTGCTGCCCGATGCGCGCGGTTTGTACAAGCGCCTGACGGCGCGCGAGAACATCAACTACTTCGGCGAGCTGCAGGGTCTGAGCAAGGAAGAGTTGGCCACCCGTCGCGAGGCGCTGATCCGCGGGCTGGAGATGGAAGACATCGCCGATCGCCGCACGGAGGGTTTCTCGCAGGGCCAGCGCGTGAAGACCGCGATTGCCCGCGCGCTGATTCATGACCCGCGCAACGTGATCCTCGACGAGCCGACCAATGGCCTGGACGTGATGGCGACCCGTGCCCTGCGTCAGTTCATGCTGAAGCTGAAGGCCGAGGGCCGCTGCGTGCTGTTCTCCAGCCACATCATGCAGGAGGTTGCGGCACTGTGCGATCGCATCGTCGTGATTGCGCACGGCCGCGTCGTTGCCGATGAATCGCCGCAGGCACTGCGTGAGCAGACGGGCGAGAACAATCTGGAAGATGCATTCGTGAAGATCATCGGTAGCGAAGAGGGGCTGGCAGCATGA
- the hemH gene encoding ferrochelatase, whose protein sequence is MPSANHYTGPTEVSGHPPVKSQTATVGVLLVNLGTPEAPTAKAVRPYLAQFLADPRVIDYPRWLWWLILHGVILRVRPSRSAHAYARIWTSQGSPLRVGSQSLARHLQAEFDRLGAPVRVELAMRYGEPSVARQVARMQQDGIRQLLVLPLYPQYSATSTGSVIDAVADAMKTLRWPPELRVVNDYHNDRAHIDALANSIRAWWAQNGRGEKLLLSFHGIPERYVRLGDPYHAQCLATAERLREQLGLSADELVVSFQSRVGREQWLQPYTDATVRQLAADGIKRIDVACPGFAVDCLETLEEIAMQNSDFFREAGGQELRYIPALNDSRDQVTSLAALTMRHLQGWLAP, encoded by the coding sequence ATGCCTAGCGCCAATCACTATACCGGCCCGACCGAGGTTTCCGGCCACCCGCCGGTTAAGTCCCAGACAGCCACCGTCGGCGTGCTGCTGGTCAATCTCGGCACGCCCGAAGCGCCCACAGCCAAGGCGGTGAGGCCCTACCTGGCCCAGTTTCTCGCCGACCCCCGCGTCATCGATTACCCGCGCTGGCTTTGGTGGCTGATCCTGCACGGCGTCATCCTGCGCGTGCGTCCGTCCCGCTCCGCCCATGCCTATGCGCGCATCTGGACCTCGCAGGGTTCGCCGCTGCGGGTGGGCAGCCAATCGCTGGCCCGTCATCTGCAGGCCGAATTCGACCGGCTGGGTGCGCCCGTGCGCGTCGAACTGGCCATGCGCTATGGCGAGCCATCCGTTGCCCGACAAGTGGCGCGCATGCAGCAGGACGGCATTCGCCAGTTGCTGGTGCTACCGCTCTACCCGCAGTACTCGGCCACCTCCACCGGCTCGGTGATCGACGCCGTCGCCGATGCGATGAAGACGCTGCGCTGGCCGCCGGAACTGCGCGTCGTCAACGACTACCACAACGATCGCGCGCATATCGATGCGCTGGCGAACAGCATCCGCGCGTGGTGGGCGCAGAACGGCCGCGGCGAAAAATTGCTGCTCTCCTTCCACGGCATTCCCGAGCGCTATGTGCGACTGGGCGATCCTTACCACGCGCAGTGCCTCGCCACCGCCGAGCGACTGCGCGAGCAACTGGGTCTGTCAGCCGATGAGCTCGTGGTCAGCTTCCAGTCGCGCGTCGGGCGCGAGCAGTGGCTGCAGCCTTACACCGATGCCACGGTGCGCCAGCTCGCCGCCGATGGCATCAAGCGCATCGACGTCGCGTGCCCCGGTTTTGCCGTCGATTGCCTGGAAACGCTGGAAGAGATCGCGATGCAGAACAGCGATTTCTTCCGCGAAGCGGGTGGCCAGGAACTGCGATACATCCCCGCGCTCAACGACAGCCGCGACCAGGTCACGAGCCTCGCTGCACTGACGATGCGCCATCTGCAAGGCTGGCTGGCACCATGA
- a CDS encoding lipid-binding SYLF domain-containing protein: protein MIKAPLHRLLLAALVLLVPAMSVHAEDPPLVRATNSVRVLKEIMEAPDKSIPVDLLKEAHAIAVIPDMVKAGFIFGGRRGEGLISVKGPDGTWSNPSFVTLTGGSVGFQAGVSSTDVILVFRTQRGVDSIVNGKFTLGADAAAAAGPVGRNAAASTDSQFKAEIYSYSRSRGLFAGVALDGSALRIDYDANAEVYGQGITPRRIFDGGVNNVPGPVVDFRDRLEEYTQR, encoded by the coding sequence GTGATCAAAGCCCCGTTGCACCGTTTGTTGCTTGCCGCGCTCGTCCTTCTGGTCCCGGCCATGTCCGTTCATGCGGAGGATCCGCCGCTGGTGCGTGCGACCAACTCGGTGCGCGTGCTCAAGGAGATCATGGAAGCCCCGGATAAATCGATCCCGGTGGACCTTCTCAAGGAAGCCCATGCCATCGCGGTCATCCCGGACATGGTCAAGGCTGGTTTCATCTTCGGCGGTCGCCGGGGCGAGGGCCTGATCTCGGTGAAGGGGCCGGACGGCACCTGGTCGAACCCCAGCTTCGTCACCCTGACCGGCGGCAGCGTCGGCTTCCAGGCGGGCGTCTCGTCGACCGATGTGATCCTGGTCTTCCGTACCCAGCGTGGCGTGGATTCCATCGTCAACGGCAAGTTCACCCTGGGCGCCGATGCGGCGGCCGCAGCCGGCCCGGTGGGGCGTAATGCCGCAGCCTCGACCGACAGCCAGTTCAAGGCCGAGATCTACTCCTACTCCCGCTCGCGCGGCCTGTTCGCGGGCGTGGCCCTGGACGGCTCGGCCCTGCGCATCGATTACGACGCCAATGCCGAGGTCTACGGCCAGGGCATCACCCCGCGCCGGATCTTCGACGGCGGGGTCAACAACGTCCCGGGCCCGGTGGTCGATTTCCGTGATCGGCTTGAGGAGTACACTCAGCGATAA